In Halichondria panicea chromosome 5, odHalPani1.1, whole genome shotgun sequence, the genomic stretch GACCCCAAAGCGACACCAGAAACAGCTCTCCAACAAGTTGGCTAAGCCTTCATGGGTCCATGGACGTGGTTTAGAtacaagaagagcttgcaactccagtaagggcgTCGAATGGCCAATGCTTGGACTTTCGAgtatctgtaggagtcaacgtGTTGCTCAACTATATAGCTCTTTGACGGTTGCAAAATCCGTAGTCTTGCTATTTTTGTagtctgcatcgtggattgaattgttgctaggaggaggtccttttataatGCTGCGGTCACATTATGGTATCAGGAAGATATATACCACCTATATAAGAGAAGGAATAAGCACCCATATATACTCcactaccgtggttactccaAGGCgtatgtaaccatggtaacCATCATATACATATCTGAGAACGATGTCATCACACAGGTTACCTTACCTTGGTTTGCTGTTCCTTCTGTAAataaagtacctgatagcctCTCTAAGAGTATATGATCTACAACTTTGTCCATCCTTCCTGCTGCTACATCTAACATGAGCAACGAATAGAGTCTAGAGTCTGCTTATCCATGTGCTTTAATCACTTCATCCATTACTTTTTTGTAcaataaaatgttcatactatgtaAATACATTATCATAGCCACAAGTGCAAGCCTCGATTTGAGACGCGAGTGGGCGTAGATACGAGTGAAAACTCGCTGTTCACGATTATACGCCCATTCCCTAATAAGCCTAAAGTTCTTGCAGAAAGGGTGGACGTATTTTCACTCGGGTACGGTAATGGTTAGACTCACCTAGTGTCTCCAGCAGAGGTCTGGCAGCTTCTTCCAGGAGCTTGGACTCAGCACTGTGGAATGAGGTATGGTTTTATTACAGCAACCCACGCAATACTGTGAAGTTTTATCCCTAATCCTCAATATATGCTCCAattgatactataattattagcatttTAGAAAGACTTGTGGAAGATTTTAATCGATGGACATAAAAAATAATTCTCCAATCGACCTACACAGGGGCCTATAAAAAATACATCAAAACTGTTGGCATGcgcaccctcacacacacacacatactagCCACTATGTATACCGCCTCTCCCCCCTTCCCGGCCCCATGCCCAATGggcacacgtacacagagtCGGTAGGGGTGGCATAAGAGAAGGAGAGTAGTTGGTCCCAGAAGTTGTCTCCTGGCTCGATCTTTCCCTCTCCCACAAACCTCTGAAGAACAATGTTCTCTCTCAGCTTGGAAAGACTTGTGGAAGATGAAACACCCATGAATATcgatatagctagctagctagctagacaagCCTCCGATATACTATGTGTCGACCAAATAGAAAACATTCGGGGCTGGTGCGCGAGATTTTTTTAAATTTTACACAAGTACCCGCCAGCAAATTGGACCCCGctggccacgcccattatttAATTTCACTTCTTTTTTTCTGGCCTAAGggtatgtacgtacgtacgtacgtacgtgtagCCAGAGATATGTAagtacttgtactttatctctggtgtagctagctgctgttCTCGCGAAAATGGATAATGTAACTGTACATATACTTGCCAGAGATGGTGACTTGACTGCTATGCGAGCTGCGATTAGAAGGGGAGATGATGTCAACAGTGTGAGTGTAAGCTGGGAAAGTCTGTTTTGCTAGCTGTCGTGCATGCTATGACCGTAGTTGATGAGATATAGTATTAATCGCAGTGCCAACGTGCAACGTACTCAGCCCAACAACTGATTATCATAAAAGTTTTATCGTTTGCCCATTTGTATGTTTTGTTGTTGCCTGCGCGTACGCGTGCATCAAGAATTATGATTCATGTGCTCGTGGACAAGAATTCAGTAGAAAATGGATTGGGTGGGACTATTGTTTTGGTTCAtgtgtggattttaatctGCCGTCACTCAACTATGAGCTGTAGCTTGCTGAAAGatagagttagtgttatgtactttcGTGCGTGGGCGGATGGCGATATTGCTGACGTTACTCCCCCCCCTTCAAAGGTGATGTACATTCGTAACTATTCTCGACATGGCGTCAGATGCAACCATTCTATTGCTATTGTAGTAAATAATGCCgatccctttcctttacttTATGGTCACAGACATGTTGttaaaagttactgtatgctctcactcttgtagttTGAGTGTACTCCATTCTATTGGGCAGTCatgggaggtcacactgactgtgttacagagctgctctcctcaggagccgtagTGAACCTGACTGAtgaggtgagtatctgatattGAACTGtatataggcagcatgttcgtgaccatcacatcatttgCTAGTGATGGTTGTGGGTGGTCCCTATGAGATGATGACCCAAGGCACTAACATGATTTAAATTGCTAGTGTGTTGCACTGCATCCTTAATTTGTACACAGTCATTGATGTGGCCGACATTTTCAATTTACTGAACACTGAGCACCATGCACCAGCTTTAATATTATAGgcactacatacatgtacagttgtaggTACGTGTtctgataattatgcctcggtgcgcatgcgcaagcgaggtatacggtaatgtgtttgtgtgtctgtgtagactgctacagctgctccaggatgaatcaagtgcaagtaagagtttctataggcgtctagtcatgtttacttggatttcaatttgtggatttgcaaaataatgcttcgttctcgagttatagttttgcttacttggaatgccattgcagccttttcagaagagcacgtagccaaacttgtttaccgagtgttacttagtagttagctctgcactacaGCGCTAGCTAtgggtagctgcaagagtgagaagagagctgcaaggctctgctgatgcagccattaattttagacttgaacttttggcatcgattgtttttaacaacgatcatggtcgatcattacccactctttgagttgcATGCAGCAAGTTCATCATGtctataaaagctattagtagctttatgttatgtagctttggcatctccaccgaggcatcagcacctgaggtgctttcattacgttcataattatgttgacctATAAATTTGAAATGAATTAATAACAGAACCATAACCTCATTATGGATTGTTGCATTTTTTGCTTGTCGCCGATTACTTTATTTATAGCCTTCGagctatcacacagatgtgttgtcaaaagttactgttattactctcataattatgctatctTGTAGTTTGGGCGTACTCCACTCTGGGGGGCAGCCAACCATGGTCACGCTGACTGTGTTAGaaagctgctctcctcaggagctgtggtggacctggctagcAATGTGAGTATCTTAAAACTGATATGATATGTATATAGGCAATAGTTCATTAGGAACAGTATGTttgtgaccatcacatcatttggtaGTTACGGaattatttgcatgcatgtacaattatgttTTGCCTGAGGCTAGCTTATTTGTGTCCAGGGTGACAAACTGGGCTGCAGAAATTGTCTTGATATGGCTGTTATACAAAACCTAAGCTGAAACTGTACTTACATTTGTTAAATGGAGGCTGCAAAAGATGAAATACAGTACGTGGTACTCTTTTAATTAATgtaaccaggagtgcatgattcatgcactcctgacgtAACATATCACGGATAGTTGCGTTTTTACTCTTTGCTAATCCTGTTTCTTTACtagtctatcacacagattGTCGTCATAACCTATTgcatgctctcactcttgtaggatcaTGGGTGGACTCCCCTCAGGATGGCTGCCAGTAGTGGTCACATTGACTGTGTTAgggagctgctctcctcaggagctgtggtggacctggctgacaaggtgagtatctgatactgaATTGATGTATCTATAGGCATTTCTGTActgtaaaaaaattatttgtATTTTATACCATCAAgtttataattccctgggaaactatgagattatggctcataattccctgctaaacacacacaagtgggatctaaatagTGCATCACACAGACGTGTTGTCAAacagttactgtatgctctcactcttgtagtaTGGGCGTACTCCACTCCATGGGGCAGCCAGTGGAGGTCACACTGGCTGtgttagagagctgctctcctcaggagccatGGTGGACCTGGTTGATGAGGTGAGTACACATATCTGTTACTAAACTGATAATGTCTACAagacccacaaaaacatttgcaatgtgaagaattgctaggattggccggtGGCTGCTCTCTTTTTGAGCAACGATGATTTGAGGCCAACCCGAGCCCCTTAAATGGTCAGCCTAAATGGCGGAATTTTCTAGGTAAGCCTAAGAGGTAATGTGCCTCGTGAAAG encodes the following:
- the LOC135335749 gene encoding serine/threonine-protein phosphatase 6 regulatory ankyrin repeat subunit C-like; translated protein: MDNVTVHILARDGDLTAMRAAIRRGDDVNSVSFECTPFYWAVMGGHTDCVTELLSSGAVVNLTDEFGRTPLWGAANHGHADCVRKLLSSGAVVDLASNDHGWTPLRMAASSGHIDCVRELLSSGAVVDLADKYGRTPLHGAASGGHTGCVRELLSSGAMVDLVDEKGWTPLFSAVMGDHTDCVRELLSSGAEVDLAKSGCTPLYMASFNGHTGCVRELLSSGAVVDLADEVGDTALIKAVEMGEEDTVRELLSSGASVFCSNSDGETALILAKSCPSVLKLLEEAAESHQ